A genome region from Arachidicoccus soli includes the following:
- the tnpA gene encoding IS200/IS605 family transposase, protein MSQKSNYQSTNRSKHYLKRHLIFVCKYRKAMLVGQLNDDVKRIFLSIAENSDFEIEVMETDTDHVHFLIRYIPRLSIVQIVRRLKQESTRQLWLLHGKILRKQYWYQKLLWSDGYFVCSIGEASPETVRQYILSQG, encoded by the coding sequence ATGTCTCAAAAATCTAACTACCAGTCCACCAATCGTTCAAAGCACTACTTAAAACGCCATCTCATTTTTGTTTGTAAGTACCGTAAGGCAATGCTTGTCGGTCAGCTTAATGATGATGTTAAGCGTATCTTTCTCTCTATCGCTGAAAATTCAGATTTTGAAATTGAAGTGATGGAGACAGATACAGACCATGTACATTTCCTTATTCGCTACATTCCTCGCCTGTCTATTGTGCAAATTGTTCGCAGGTTAAAGCAGGAAAGCACTCGTCAGTTGTGGTTGCTGCATGGCAAAATACTCCGTAAGCAATATTGGTATCAGAAATTACTTTGGTCGGATGGCTATTTCGTTTGTTCCATTGGTGAAGCATCACCTGAAACAGTCAGGCAATACATCCTTTCACAAGGTTAA